One genomic segment of Rubripirellula tenax includes these proteins:
- the rplC gene encoding 50S ribosomal protein L3: protein MTQIYLEDGRAVPVTVIQAGPCHVLQIRSEDRDGYQAVQLGFEDKPRRLAKRAERGHVAKLESKRSKKRSTSGVELAPKADCEPQRYVREFRGETSLEVGAVVTVDQFAEVKKVDVTGTSKGRGFSGVMKRHNFAGQRASHGVKKCHRHAGGTGMSAYPSRVFKGKRMAGQYGNAKTTSRNLELVRVDTENNLILVRGAVPGPNGGFVTIRETNKVG, encoded by the coding sequence ATGACTCAGATCTACTTGGAAGACGGCCGGGCAGTCCCCGTGACCGTGATTCAGGCCGGTCCCTGTCATGTGCTGCAAATCCGCAGCGAAGATCGCGATGGCTATCAAGCCGTTCAGTTGGGTTTCGAAGATAAGCCACGTCGCTTGGCTAAGCGAGCCGAGCGTGGCCACGTCGCCAAGCTGGAAAGCAAGCGTTCGAAAAAGCGTTCGACTTCCGGTGTTGAGCTAGCACCTAAGGCCGACTGTGAACCGCAACGTTATGTTCGCGAGTTCCGCGGCGAGACCAGTCTTGAAGTGGGCGCCGTCGTTACGGTCGATCAATTCGCCGAAGTCAAGAAGGTTGACGTCACCGGCACCAGTAAGGGCCGCGGCTTCTCGGGCGTCATGAAACGGCACAATTTCGCGGGCCAGCGAGCTTCGCACGGTGTAAAGAAGTGCCACCGGCACGCTGGTGGTACCGGCATGAGTGCGTACCCTAGTCGCGTGTTCAAGGGTAAGCGAATGGCCGGCCAGTACGGCAATGCAAAAACGACATCACGAAACCTGGAACTGGTTCGCGTTGATACCGAGAACAATCTGATTCTCGTCCGCGGTGCAGTCCCAGGCCCCAACGGTGGATTCGTCACGATCCGCGAAACGAACAAGGTGGGCTAA
- the rplW gene encoding 50S ribosomal protein L23, producing the protein MKLKKMAENKTPAETESQSGIQLEAHQVLLRPLVTEKGVHRASRNNQYAFQIHRDATKLDVKSAVEELFSVKVTKVRTQTRKGKLRRYKTRYGRTSDWKKAIVQLHEDHRIDFF; encoded by the coding sequence GTGAAGTTGAAGAAAATGGCCGAGAACAAAACCCCAGCTGAAACCGAAAGCCAATCGGGCATCCAGCTCGAAGCTCACCAGGTGTTGCTGCGTCCGCTGGTCACCGAAAAAGGTGTTCACCGAGCGTCACGAAACAACCAATATGCGTTCCAAATCCACCGCGACGCCACGAAGTTGGACGTCAAAAGTGCGGTGGAGGAACTGTTCAGCGTCAAAGTCACGAAAGTTCGCACGCAAACCCGCAAGGGCAAGTTGCGTCGTTATAAAACTCGCTACGGACGCACCAGCGACTGGAAGAAGGCGATCGTTCAACTGCACGAAGATCATCGAATCGATTTCTTCTAG
- a CDS encoding SGNH/GDSL hydrolase family protein: MISTRLVTPFVLGMLGMTMTMTSLIALADELASQPIQFGPYLYESKPDDEAFDEFNPMKAPTPGPMVLRKGDRLAILGDSITEQKRYSRMIETYLTVCYPQLEITTRQYGWSGEKTDGMLRRLEQDVLRFSPTVATLSYGMNDARYRPFDWVNGRWYRDHYTAIVRKLKASGAEVVVGSPGCAGKIASWVDAKNGTLEEHNLHLCTLRDICVDIANTENVRFADVFWPMYKAQVLAGKQYDQPDNPFEVAGSDGIHPGWAGHVIMAHAYLRAMGVDGKIGTFHVNFSDDTVSASEGHVATLTNPGTIEVTSSRYPFVAVGSLDD, encoded by the coding sequence ATGATTTCGACGAGACTTGTTACGCCATTCGTTTTGGGAATGTTGGGGATGACAATGACAATGACGTCGCTCATCGCGTTGGCCGACGAACTGGCATCCCAACCGATCCAATTCGGTCCCTACCTGTACGAATCGAAACCCGACGACGAGGCATTCGACGAATTCAATCCGATGAAGGCACCCACGCCGGGTCCGATGGTGCTGCGCAAGGGTGATCGCCTTGCAATATTGGGTGATTCGATCACCGAGCAAAAACGTTACTCGCGTATGATCGAAACGTATTTGACGGTCTGCTATCCACAACTTGAAATCACCACTCGCCAGTACGGATGGAGTGGCGAAAAGACGGACGGCATGCTACGCCGACTTGAACAAGATGTGCTGCGATTTTCGCCGACCGTCGCCACATTGTCGTACGGAATGAACGATGCCCGCTATCGACCGTTCGATTGGGTCAACGGCCGTTGGTACCGAGATCACTACACTGCGATCGTTCGAAAATTGAAAGCGTCCGGCGCCGAAGTGGTGGTCGGTTCGCCGGGTTGCGCGGGCAAGATCGCGTCGTGGGTAGATGCGAAGAACGGGACCCTAGAAGAACACAACTTGCATCTTTGCACGCTCAGAGACATCTGCGTCGACATCGCGAACACGGAAAATGTTCGATTCGCAGATGTGTTTTGGCCCATGTACAAAGCGCAGGTGCTAGCGGGCAAGCAATACGATCAACCCGATAACCCTTTCGAAGTCGCCGGCAGCGATGGCATCCATCCCGGTTGGGCTGGTCATGTGATCATGGCGCACGCGTATTTACGAGCTATGGGAGTGGACGGAAAAATCGGCACATTCCACGTCAACTTCAGCGATGACACGGTGTCCGCTTCGGAGGGGCATGTTGCAACATTGACGAACCCCGGAACCATCGAAGTCACTAGCTCGCGTTATCCGTTCGTTGCCGTCGGATCGCTGGACGACTAG
- a CDS encoding HEAT repeat domain-containing protein: protein MQSLSTTFETLATTRNEAAIDVLIAVLDDADKHLRRQTIQALAMRQGSRASEVLLQNWRKLLPDDIDQIRRHKNLMNQTIVAGLKAGGESVQTSIEAARKLNVLEAIDELVLLAESSASREVQTKAGAAVLSLVAPLGRDAREDRSPATVRKPILARLSDSVRRFSMHRNATLVEAFLLVSTWGDGDLRAMIAEDGPALNLICDRFAKTENQGVIDLLAGFIRRKSIHPRVLERMQTRTDAVFRDALLGCVGTDPSGNVIRNLGDMGMPKCCHGGEDLVVQLAAERRAALVHLYIIANRDHLETLHLITSVVRQGGPGCVAAAAIGLARCEVPSIDLLMRAAVPVADDDREAIAKDENAKLLSDLIELLEHNEPALVRGVQRVLAPLHADAMLHKFHNLRPRSRRRLGRVVMMIDTGAVQRVRDALRHPVLANRLEAIAMADALAIVDLLSDSFTHISREDHQEARMKAAQVMADAEGDETLRLLEQMISMPASAVRDTAVAALERRQRAKA from the coding sequence ATGCAAAGCCTTTCAACCACATTCGAGACGCTCGCGACAACGCGAAACGAAGCTGCGATCGATGTGTTGATTGCCGTTTTGGATGACGCCGACAAGCATCTGCGCCGACAAACCATCCAGGCGCTGGCGATGCGCCAAGGAAGTCGTGCGTCGGAAGTTCTGCTACAGAATTGGCGGAAACTGCTGCCCGATGACATCGACCAGATTCGTCGACACAAAAATTTGATGAATCAGACGATCGTCGCAGGCCTAAAGGCCGGTGGCGAGTCGGTCCAGACATCGATCGAGGCGGCTCGGAAACTGAATGTCTTGGAAGCCATCGACGAATTGGTCTTGCTGGCCGAATCGAGTGCTTCACGCGAAGTTCAAACCAAGGCCGGGGCGGCCGTGCTTTCGTTGGTCGCTCCGCTGGGACGCGACGCTCGCGAAGACCGATCACCGGCGACGGTGCGTAAACCTATTTTGGCACGACTGAGTGATTCGGTGCGACGCTTTTCGATGCACCGCAACGCTACCTTGGTCGAAGCCTTTCTGTTGGTGTCGACTTGGGGCGATGGCGACCTTCGAGCGATGATCGCAGAAGATGGTCCCGCGTTGAATTTGATTTGCGATCGATTCGCCAAAACCGAAAACCAAGGCGTCATTGACCTGTTGGCCGGTTTCATTCGTCGCAAGAGTATCCATCCCCGTGTCTTAGAACGGATGCAAACGCGAACCGACGCGGTCTTCCGTGACGCGCTGTTGGGTTGCGTTGGAACCGATCCGTCGGGCAACGTCATTCGAAATTTGGGTGACATGGGAATGCCAAAGTGCTGTCACGGCGGCGAAGACTTGGTCGTTCAACTTGCCGCCGAGCGGCGTGCTGCTCTGGTCCATTTGTACATCATCGCCAACCGAGACCACTTGGAAACGTTGCACTTGATCACATCGGTGGTTCGTCAAGGCGGTCCCGGATGCGTGGCAGCTGCAGCGATCGGACTGGCAAGATGCGAAGTTCCATCCATCGATTTGTTGATGCGTGCGGCGGTTCCAGTTGCCGATGACGACCGCGAAGCAATCGCTAAAGATGAGAACGCCAAGCTGCTTAGCGATTTGATCGAACTGCTAGAGCACAACGAACCTGCGCTCGTGCGTGGTGTCCAGCGAGTCCTGGCACCGCTGCACGCCGACGCCATGCTGCACAAATTTCACAATCTGCGTCCGCGCAGCCGTCGTCGTCTCGGTCGTGTCGTGATGATGATTGATACCGGCGCGGTACAACGCGTTCGCGATGCGTTGCGGCACCCCGTACTGGCCAACCGTTTGGAAGCAATCGCGATGGCCGATGCGCTGGCGATCGTCGATTTGTTGTCGGATTCGTTCACGCACATCTCGCGGGAAGATCACCAAGAAGCACGCATGAAAGCAGCTCAGGTGATGGCGGATGCCGAAGGTGATGAAACGCTTCGGCTGCTTGAACAAATGATCAGTATGCCCGCCAGCGCCGTTCGTGACACCGCCGTCGCAGCACTTGAGCGACGACAACGAGCCAAAGCCTAA
- the rpsS gene encoding 30S ribosomal protein S19 — protein sequence MSRSLKKGPYVDPKLFFKVQKQAETGKNEPIKTWARACTIVPEFINKTFMVHDGRKHVKVAVSEDMVGHKLGEFAPTRTFKGHSGKGGKK from the coding sequence ATGAGTCGCAGTCTTAAAAAAGGCCCGTACGTCGATCCGAAGCTGTTCTTCAAAGTGCAGAAGCAGGCGGAAACCGGCAAAAACGAACCGATCAAAACTTGGGCACGTGCTTGCACGATTGTCCCCGAGTTCATCAACAAGACGTTCATGGTTCATGACGGTCGCAAACACGTGAAAGTGGCGGTGTCGGAAGACATGGTTGGCCACAAACTAGGTGAGTTTGCCCCGACTCGGACGTTCAAAGGTCACAGCGGCAAGGGAGGCAAGAAGTAA
- a CDS encoding TatD family hydrolase produces the protein MDYIDPHIHMVSRITDDYATLARMGCVAMSEPAFWAGFDRGSVDGFRDYFHQLTDVEPRRAAQYGIQHFTWLCINAKEAENVSLSRDVIAMIPEFLDKPNVLGIGEIGLNKNTKNEATIFLEHLDLAVEYNQLILIHTPHLEDKYQGTRMILDMLCSDSRIDPSRVLVDHVEEHTIGEVLDRGFWAGMTLYPVTKCTPERSADMIERFGGERLLANSAGDWGPSKPTAVPDLIFEMRRRGLSESLIRKVVYGNPIEFFSKSENFRFVERDSGEAGSLS, from the coding sequence ATGGACTACATCGATCCGCACATCCACATGGTTTCTCGGATCACCGACGACTACGCGACGCTGGCCCGCATGGGATGTGTGGCGATGAGCGAGCCGGCGTTTTGGGCTGGGTTTGATCGTGGCAGCGTTGATGGATTCCGCGACTACTTCCACCAGTTGACCGATGTCGAACCGCGTCGGGCGGCCCAGTACGGCATCCAACACTTCACTTGGCTGTGCATCAACGCGAAAGAAGCCGAAAACGTTTCGTTGTCGCGTGACGTGATTGCCATGATTCCCGAATTTTTAGACAAGCCCAACGTCCTGGGAATCGGTGAAATCGGGCTGAACAAAAACACCAAGAACGAAGCCACCATCTTCTTGGAACACCTCGACTTGGCCGTCGAATACAACCAGCTGATCCTGATTCACACACCGCACTTGGAAGACAAGTACCAAGGCACGCGGATGATCCTGGACATGTTGTGCAGCGATTCGCGGATTGATCCGTCGCGTGTCCTGGTCGATCACGTCGAAGAACACACCATTGGCGAAGTCCTGGACCGAGGCTTTTGGGCCGGCATGACGCTTTATCCCGTCACCAAATGCACGCCCGAGCGTTCGGCCGACATGATCGAACGATTCGGCGGCGAACGATTGCTGGCGAACTCTGCCGGCGACTGGGGACCGAGCAAACCGACGGCGGTGCCGGATCTGATCTTCGAAATGCGACGCCGGGGTCTGTCCGAGTCCTTGATCCGCAAGGTCGTCTACGGCAATCCGATCGAGTTCTTTTCAAAGAGCGAGAATTTTCGGTTCGTCGAGCGTGACTCCGGCGAGGCCGGTTCGCTTTCGTGA
- a CDS encoding STAS domain-containing protein encodes MNSNELIRVRVHGAETTVTFSPDDINRTDTARQISSDFGDWIEGTQYDDCPLDSVVLDFREIDRIGSAGLNGLIGINSKARSHGVRLILSNVQESVLDVFALTRLERMFEFRTRDRGIVTFG; translated from the coding sequence ATGAACAGCAACGAACTCATTCGTGTCCGCGTTCATGGTGCAGAGACCACGGTGACGTTTTCTCCGGACGACATCAACCGGACAGATACGGCACGTCAAATCTCTTCCGATTTTGGCGACTGGATCGAAGGCACGCAGTACGACGACTGCCCGCTCGATAGCGTCGTATTGGATTTTCGCGAGATCGACCGCATCGGATCCGCAGGTTTGAACGGGCTGATCGGTATCAATTCAAAAGCACGCAGCCATGGCGTTCGCTTGATTCTAAGCAACGTGCAGGAATCCGTCCTCGATGTGTTCGCGCTGACGCGATTGGAACGCATGTTCGAATTTCGGACCCGCGATCGCGGGATCGTCACCTTCGGCTAG
- the rplD gene encoding 50S ribosomal protein L4, with protein sequence MASLTVFNESGSEVGKYEIDTDQIADRINKQLLHDAVVMYQANKRQGSHNTRTRGEVSGTTKKMYRQKGTGNARAGSRRSPVRVGGGVARTIKPRDYSYRLNKKALKLATRMAIRSKIDDGELVVVDKLSFDAPATKKMAGVLKALGLENTTTLVATGDMDPMVYKSGRNITGVAIQPVRELNALSVLKPKRMLITREALDKIKDGSFSTNVHATDAK encoded by the coding sequence ATGGCATCATTGACTGTCTTTAATGAATCCGGCAGCGAAGTCGGCAAATACGAAATCGATACCGATCAAATCGCTGATCGCATCAACAAGCAATTGTTGCACGACGCGGTCGTGATGTATCAGGCCAACAAACGCCAGGGTTCGCACAACACCCGCACCCGCGGTGAAGTGTCGGGAACGACGAAGAAGATGTACCGCCAGAAAGGCACCGGCAACGCCCGTGCCGGCAGCAGGCGATCGCCAGTCCGCGTTGGCGGTGGTGTCGCTCGAACGATCAAGCCGCGTGACTATAGCTATCGCCTGAACAAGAAGGCCCTGAAGCTTGCGACTCGCATGGCTATTCGCTCGAAGATCGATGATGGCGAATTGGTTGTCGTTGACAAGCTTAGCTTCGACGCTCCCGCCACCAAGAAAATGGCAGGCGTCTTGAAGGCCCTCGGCCTCGAGAACACCACCACGTTAGTCGCGACGGGCGATATGGATCCAATGGTCTATAAGAGCGGTCGCAACATCACGGGTGTCGCAATCCAACCGGTCCGCGAACTCAACGCATTGTCGGTTTTGAAGCCGAAGCGAATGCTGATCACCCGCGAAGCGTTGGACAAGATCAAAGATGGCAGCTTCAGCACGAACGTCCATGCGACGGACGCGAAGTAA
- the rplB gene encoding 50S ribosomal protein L2, with translation MGIRIYKPTSAGRRNASVSDFADLTKGYKPERSLLKRQKKTGGRNNQGKITARHRGGGHKQMYRVVDFRRAKDGMVAIVDSVQYDPNRSARIALLKYADGQKVYVVSPAGLKAGDKVQNGPDAPPTVGNSLPLKNIPLGTTVCCIELRAGRGAVMCRSAGTQATLMARESDWAQLALPSGEIRRVPSACRATIGQVGNTEHMKVRLGKAGRARWLGRRPHVRGTTMNPIDHPHGGGEGRTKGGRHPVSPQGKSAKGGSTRQRRKASNSSIVRRRKSRRYGQLKLH, from the coding sequence ATGGGCATTCGAATCTACAAGCCAACCAGCGCCGGACGCAGAAATGCGTCGGTCAGCGATTTCGCTGATTTGACCAAGGGCTACAAGCCCGAACGGTCGCTGCTCAAGAGGCAAAAGAAGACTGGTGGCCGCAATAACCAAGGCAAGATCACAGCCCGTCACCGCGGCGGTGGTCACAAGCAAATGTACCGCGTCGTCGACTTCCGTCGCGCCAAAGATGGCATGGTCGCGATCGTTGATTCGGTCCAGTACGACCCAAACCGATCGGCTCGCATCGCGTTGTTGAAGTATGCCGACGGCCAAAAGGTTTATGTGGTTTCTCCAGCGGGGTTGAAGGCAGGCGACAAAGTACAAAACGGCCCCGACGCTCCGCCGACTGTCGGCAACAGCCTGCCACTGAAGAACATTCCGCTTGGCACCACCGTTTGCTGCATCGAGCTTCGCGCCGGCCGCGGAGCGGTGATGTGTCGATCGGCAGGAACACAGGCGACCCTGATGGCTCGTGAATCCGATTGGGCTCAGTTGGCTTTGCCAAGTGGTGAAATCCGCCGAGTTCCAAGTGCCTGTCGAGCAACGATTGGCCAAGTCGGCAATACCGAACACATGAAGGTTCGCCTTGGGAAAGCCGGCCGAGCACGTTGGCTCGGTCGTCGTCCGCACGTTCGCGGTACCACGATGAACCCGATCGACCACCCGCACGGTGGTGGTGAAGGTCGGACCAAGGGTGGACGTCACCCAGTTAGCCCGCAGGGCAAGAGCGCCAAGGGCGGCTCGACTCGTCAACGACGAAAGGCCAGCAACAGCTCGATCGTTCGTCGCCGCAAGAGTCGTCGCTATGGCCAGTTGAAACTTCATTGA
- a CDS encoding anthranilate synthase component I family protein, protein MSKDTFPLSEALPDDFSLIDAFERLCRRPGCLWLDSASTGPVDGDGEPLGRYSFLTCDPIAQLVASENDTDPWPTLERWCRDLPSDFRADLPPFQGGIAGLIGYEAAAWLEPVGRAAKNDLPTPSISVGFYDWTIAVDHVTGQAWIVAQGFPSPGVPSPETSARLECARKKIADVKTLLSQPLSPSVAKATEAQVAPEATINDQFATDRAGVTSNFSRDGFCDAVAEIVRRICDGDSFQVNLAQRLLRRADRPSPDLYLRLRRSNPAPLGAYYDGGDFQVLSSSPEGFLKVRQRRVQTRPIKGTVRRTGHDDVNLKLAQKLLASEKDRAENVMIVDLMRNDLSRVCEDDSVVVSQLCQVERYEFVQHLVSVVEGRLSAERSIVDLLRACFPGGSVTGAPKIEAMRTIAELEKHPRGAYCGSIGYIGAGDQADFNILIRTITAAHGYWQIPVGGGITARSVPDTEEYETWSKAEGMMRAIESS, encoded by the coding sequence GTGAGCAAAGACACGTTCCCGTTGTCCGAAGCCTTGCCGGACGATTTTTCACTGATCGATGCGTTCGAGCGACTTTGCCGCCGACCCGGATGTCTATGGCTGGATTCGGCATCGACCGGCCCCGTCGATGGTGACGGCGAACCGCTGGGGCGATATTCGTTTCTGACATGCGACCCCATCGCACAACTGGTTGCGTCAGAGAACGATACCGACCCGTGGCCGACGCTGGAACGGTGGTGCCGAGACTTGCCGAGTGATTTCCGAGCCGATTTGCCGCCGTTTCAAGGCGGCATCGCAGGACTGATCGGATACGAGGCTGCCGCGTGGCTGGAACCGGTCGGGCGGGCGGCGAAGAACGACCTGCCGACACCGTCGATCTCTGTTGGATTCTATGACTGGACCATCGCCGTAGACCATGTTACCGGCCAGGCGTGGATCGTCGCACAAGGGTTTCCATCACCCGGCGTACCATCGCCCGAAACATCGGCACGGTTGGAATGTGCGCGAAAGAAGATTGCCGACGTCAAGACGCTGCTTAGCCAACCGCTATCGCCCTCGGTGGCCAAGGCGACGGAAGCCCAAGTCGCCCCAGAAGCAACCATCAATGACCAGTTTGCAACCGATCGCGCAGGCGTCACCAGCAACTTTTCGCGTGATGGGTTCTGTGACGCAGTCGCCGAGATCGTACGACGAATCTGCGACGGGGATTCGTTTCAAGTCAACTTGGCCCAGCGTCTGCTGCGCCGAGCCGACCGGCCGTCACCGGATCTGTACTTGCGACTGAGACGGTCCAACCCGGCACCCCTGGGTGCCTATTACGACGGCGGTGACTTTCAAGTGCTGAGCAGTTCACCCGAAGGCTTCTTGAAAGTGCGGCAGCGTCGTGTGCAAACTCGCCCGATCAAGGGCACCGTTCGACGCACCGGGCACGACGACGTCAATTTAAAATTGGCCCAGAAGCTACTTGCCAGCGAAAAGGACCGCGCCGAAAACGTGATGATTGTCGACCTGATGCGAAACGATCTTTCGCGAGTCTGCGAAGACGATTCGGTCGTCGTCAGCCAACTCTGCCAAGTCGAACGGTACGAGTTTGTGCAGCATCTGGTGTCCGTGGTCGAAGGCAGATTGTCCGCTGAGCGATCGATCGTGGATTTGCTGCGAGCATGCTTTCCCGGCGGCAGCGTGACCGGTGCTCCCAAAATCGAAGCGATGCGAACGATCGCCGAATTGGAAAAGCATCCGCGAGGTGCCTACTGTGGTTCGATCGGTTACATCGGTGCGGGTGACCAAGCGGACTTCAATATCTTGATCCGCACGATCACGGCGGCGCATGGGTACTGGCAAATCCCCGTCGGCGGCGGCATCACCGCACGCAGCGTTCCGGATACCGAAGAATACGAGACGTGGTCCAAGGCCGAAGGGATGATGCGAGCGATCGAGAGTAGCTAA
- a CDS encoding di-heme oxidoredictase family protein, protein MRRMNLGKCSFRAFFTLTTLTLVTTPTWAAEPTPQKKNIERGREIFEREWTSRDPAPIPRRGDEQDIEYARKLVSLPGDGLGPMHNATSCAACHVGGGAAGVEHNVTLLTLDPRSDFITKSAAFRLRNRQTDDVETDPDLKELTAKQLQTLHPSLVSPSGAVAMDVVVHDHSSRPFYDRIRSDIAQHVPGGIDDEWFNGDQRTSATIGDRPVIAGRFGGIDFYLSQRNSPPLFGLSLIDRVSIAKLRGVALSQARRSGGKVTGRVGAGKFGWRGQTTTLAAFVEGACAGELGLQVPSFDQPADAADETYVSIGYDLNEHQLRSLHDYVASIPPPPVPRSTPESHTGRRVFNRIGCNVCHVANMMPASGIYSDLLLHDMGVYLQAPSPAALGSPGKEFTAPVMQLPRFASRPTNDVIAQLSDPTLQLFRTTRGSFARLGSSVSGYYGSGGTPTPYPFKRPEKPMFPRGDLPKQVAQGNQLYWDVLQREWRTPPLWGVADTGPYLHDGRAETLDAAIRWHDGEGEASATLYRSLSEADRTSLIQFLESLKAPIETPAEDSVDMLSLLGSSN, encoded by the coding sequence ATGCGACGCATGAACCTTGGGAAGTGCTCGTTTCGAGCATTTTTTACGCTCACGACTCTAACGCTGGTTACCACGCCGACTTGGGCCGCTGAGCCGACGCCGCAGAAAAAAAACATCGAACGCGGGCGTGAAATATTCGAGCGGGAATGGACCTCTCGTGACCCTGCGCCGATTCCACGGCGCGGCGACGAACAAGACATCGAATATGCACGGAAGCTGGTCTCGTTGCCCGGCGACGGACTCGGCCCTATGCACAATGCAACCTCGTGTGCGGCGTGCCATGTCGGTGGCGGGGCCGCGGGCGTCGAACACAACGTAACCCTGCTGACACTGGATCCACGCAGCGATTTCATCACCAAATCCGCAGCGTTTCGCCTGCGAAACCGGCAAACGGATGATGTGGAAACAGACCCGGACCTAAAGGAGCTAACCGCCAAACAGCTTCAAACGCTTCACCCGTCGCTGGTATCACCCTCGGGCGCGGTGGCGATGGACGTTGTCGTTCACGATCACAGCAGCCGACCTTTTTACGATCGGATACGAAGCGACATCGCCCAGCACGTCCCCGGCGGCATCGATGACGAATGGTTCAACGGCGACCAACGCACGTCCGCGACGATCGGCGATCGACCGGTCATCGCGGGAAGATTCGGCGGCATCGACTTCTATTTGAGTCAGCGAAATTCACCGCCGCTTTTCGGACTGTCGCTGATCGACCGCGTCAGCATCGCGAAACTGCGGGGCGTCGCACTCTCGCAAGCCCGCCGCAGCGGTGGCAAAGTGACCGGCCGTGTCGGCGCAGGAAAATTCGGCTGGCGAGGCCAAACGACGACCTTGGCGGCCTTTGTCGAAGGCGCGTGCGCCGGCGAATTGGGACTGCAAGTTCCTTCGTTCGATCAGCCGGCGGATGCCGCAGACGAAACCTATGTCAGCATCGGCTACGACCTGAACGAACACCAACTTCGATCGCTTCACGACTACGTTGCCTCGATCCCTCCGCCACCGGTACCGCGGTCGACTCCCGAATCGCATACGGGCCGCCGTGTGTTCAACCGCATCGGCTGTAACGTATGTCATGTTGCAAACATGATGCCCGCATCGGGCATCTACAGTGACCTGCTTTTGCACGACATGGGCGTCTACCTGCAAGCTCCGTCGCCGGCCGCACTGGGATCGCCGGGAAAAGAATTCACGGCGCCGGTCATGCAATTACCACGCTTCGCGTCCCGCCCCACCAATGACGTCATCGCCCAATTGAGCGACCCGACCTTGCAGCTTTTCCGAACGACCCGTGGATCCTTTGCTCGGCTGGGCTCATCGGTTTCCGGGTACTACGGCAGCGGCGGCACACCGACGCCATATCCGTTTAAACGACCAGAAAAACCGATGTTTCCGCGAGGCGATTTGCCGAAACAGGTTGCCCAAGGGAACCAACTTTACTGGGACGTTTTGCAACGCGAATGGCGAACACCTCCGCTGTGGGGCGTTGCCGACACCGGGCCGTACCTGCATGACGGCCGAGCCGAAACATTGGACGCGGCCATTCGTTGGCACGATGGCGAGGGCGAAGCATCCGCAACGCTGTATCGATCACTTAGCGAGGCTGACCGAACATCGCTGATCCAGTTTCTGGAGTCGTTGAAGGCGCCCATCGAAACCCCAGCCGAAGATTCCGTTGACATGCTGTCGCTACTGGGAAGCTCGAACTGA
- a CDS encoding DUF2752 domain-containing protein, whose translation MLENGEVQPAFRSATAPISGWPLRLMMGLVAIVPLTLIGVAANLTPDVDGLGTHQQLGLPPCTMRVVFGIRCPACGMTTAWSHFGRGQWPSGFSSNIAGFLLAALAVAFAPIAVRAAWTGRMPDRKIQNLATLALVMIGAIATAQWLVLVTLK comes from the coding sequence ATGCTTGAAAATGGGGAGGTTCAGCCTGCTTTTCGTTCCGCGACGGCACCGATTTCGGGATGGCCTTTGCGGTTGATGATGGGCTTGGTAGCGATTGTTCCGTTGACGCTGATCGGTGTCGCGGCCAATTTGACGCCGGATGTCGATGGTTTGGGGACTCACCAGCAATTGGGGTTGCCGCCATGCACCATGCGCGTTGTTTTCGGAATTCGTTGTCCGGCATGCGGAATGACGACCGCTTGGTCGCACTTCGGCCGTGGCCAATGGCCGAGCGGCTTTTCCAGCAATATCGCGGGTTTCTTGCTTGCTGCCCTGGCCGTCGCCTTCGCCCCGATCGCGGTCCGCGCGGCTTGGACGGGGCGAATGCCCGACCGCAAGATCCAGAATCTTGCGACGTTGGCGCTGGTGATGATCGGCGCGATCGCCACCGCCCAGTGGCTGGTGTTGGTCACATTGAAGTAG
- the rpsJ gene encoding 30S ribosomal protein S10, with protein MSAGASEVIRIRMEAYDHAVLDQSAQEIVDTVKRTHSEVHGPIPLPTRIERYTVLSGPFVNKKSRQQYEIRTHKRLIDIVQATAKTIEALNKLSLPAGVDIKIKASAR; from the coding sequence GTGTCTGCTGGAGCAAGCGAAGTCATTCGGATTCGTATGGAAGCGTACGATCACGCCGTCCTGGATCAGAGTGCGCAAGAAATTGTCGACACGGTGAAGCGAACGCACAGCGAGGTACACGGACCGATTCCGTTGCCAACTCGCATCGAGCGTTACACGGTCTTGTCGGGTCCGTTTGTTAACAAGAAGTCTCGTCAACAGTACGAGATCCGAACGCACAAGCGTTTGATTGATATTGTCCAGGCAACTGCCAAGACGATCGAAGCATTGAACAAATTGAGCCTTCCGGCTGGCGTGGATATCAAAATCAAGGCATCAGCTCGGTAG